Part of the Solwaraspora sp. WMMA2065 genome is shown below.
CGCCAGCCGCCGACCTACCTGGGTCAGCCGGGGCGGCAGGCCCGGCGACGGCGGCTCGATCGCGCCCAGCTCGTGCAGCAGGGCGACGCCGTCGGTGATCTGCCGGCGGTCCGGCGGCTCGACGAACGGGAACGCGGCGATGTCGCCCAGCCCGATCGACGTCATCTGCAGGATCACCGAGGCCAGGTTGGTCCGCAGGATCTCCGGATCGGTGAACTCCGGTCTCGACTCGAAGTCGGCCTCGTCGTACAGCCGGATGCAGATGCCGTCCGAGGTACGCCCGCAGCGGCCCTTACGCTGGTTGGCCGACGCCTGCGACACCGGCTCGATCGGCAGCCGCTGCACCTTGAGCCGGTTGCTGTAGCGGGAGATCCGTGCCGTACCCGGGTCGATGACGTACTTGATGCCCGGCACGGTCAGCGACGTCTCGGCGACGTTCGTGGCCAGCACCACCCGCCGGCCCGGATGCGACTGGAAGATCCGGTGCTGCTCGGCGGCGGACAACCGGGCGTACAGCGGCAGGATCTCGGTGTCGCGCAGCCGGGGCCGGTTGGCGACCAGCTTGCCCAGCGCGTCGGCGGCGTCGCGGATCTCCCGTTCGCCGCTGAGGAAGACCAGGATGTCGCCGGGACCTTCGCCGGCCAGTTCCTCGACCGCCGCGCCGATCCCGTCGACCTGGTCGAGGGTGATGGTGCCCGGCGTCGCGTCGGGGTCGTCCGGGTCGACGGTCTCCCGCAGCAGCGGCCGGTAGCGCACCTCCACCGGATAGGTACGCCCGGAAACCTCGACCACCGGCGCCGGTGGCCGGCCCGGCTCGCTGAAATGGTCGGCGAAGCGCTGCGGGTCGATCGTCGCCGACGTGATGACCACTTTCAGGTCGGGGCGGCGGGGCAGCAGCTGTTTGAGGTAGCCGAGGATGAAGTCGATATTGAGACTGCGTTCGTGCGCCTCGTCGATGATCAACGTGTCGTACTGGCGCAGCATCTTGTCGTGCTGCAACTCGGCCAGCAGGATCCCGTCGGTCATCAGCTTCACCAGGGTCTGGCCGCCGACCTGATCGGTGAATCGGACCTTGTAGCCGACCACGTCGCCCAGGGTGGTGCCGAGCTCGTCGGCGATCCGGTCGGCGACGGTACGGGCGGCCAGCCGACGCGGCTGAGTGTGCCCGATCAGCCCGCGTACGCCACGACCCAGCTCCAGGCAGATCTTCGGGATCTGGGTGGTCTTACCCGAGCCGGTCTCGCCGGCCACGATCACCACCTGGTGGTCGCGGATCGCCGCCGCGATGTCGCCGGCGCGTTCGCTGACCGGCAGCCCGTCCGGGTAGCGGATCTGCGGCACCGCGTCCCGCCGCCGCTGCACCGCCTGCTGCGCCGACGCGACCGCGGTGGCGATCTCGTCGAGCGCCGCCTGCCGGGCCTGCGGATCCCGGACCTTGCGTACCCCGTCGAGGCGTCGGTGCAGCCGCCGTTCGTCACGAAGAGTCAGCTCGGGGAGGAGTTTCAGCAGTTCAGAGGCGGAGCGCGCGGCAGAGGGCGGGTTCATGGCGCTGACCACGATACCCGCCGCCCCTCGCCCGGTCGCCCGGGTTTCCGGCCACCTGTCCCTGGTTCAGGCCACCGCGTTCAGCAGCCTCTCCAACGTCGTACGCGTCGGAAGCCGGGACAGCACGTGTCGCACACTGCGCTCGGCGTACCGCCGATCCTCGGTCGTCCGCGCAGCCAACGCTGCCTCGACCTGCTCGGACACGTAGTTGACCAGACCGGTCGCCGCGCCCCGGAAATCGGCCAGGCACCGTGTCGGCACGCCACCGGCCCGCCGACGGTAGCCGTCGACCAGCGCCCGCGCACCGACGGCGTCGACCCGACCGTGCGGTGCGACTGCCCAGTCCAGCAGGGCGTTCGCCAACTCCCAGGCCGGCGGCTGTCCACCGGCGTGCTCCCAGCCGACGACGACGAGGCGACCGTCGGGAGCGAGCCGGGTCTGCGCCGGCCCGAGCGTGTTGTGGGTCAGCACCGGATCCGGCACCGGCACGTCGCGGCCGACCGCCGCCAGGTCCTCCAGGGCCGGCACCGCCGCCGCCAGTTGCCCGGCCCAGGGCGCCTGCCGAGCGGTTGCGGTGGCCGCCAGCCCGGCCCAACTGGCCGGACCGATCCGTCTGGCGTGCCACGGGCTGACCCGACCGACCGGCAACGCCAGGCCGTGCAGCGTGGCGAGCACGTCGCCGACCGCACCGGCGACCGCCGCGCTCACCGGGGCCGCGAGCGGCGGTCCGGCCGGCAGATGCTGGTACGCCCGCCACCGGTGCCCACCGACGGACTCGACGACCTCGCTGTCGCGGCTGCGTACCGGGGTCGGCAGCAGCACACCGGCCGCTGCGGCGGCCAGCTGCAGGGCGACGTCAGTGTCGGCGTCGACGGTCGGCAGCCAGGTGTCCACCGTACGGACGGTGAAACGCCCTCGGTCGGTGTCGATCGACCAGCGGCGGCCGATGTCGTCCGGGCGGGCCAGTGAACGCATCGGGCCGGCGACGCTGCCCAGGTCGAAGCGGTCCGCGATCGCCTGGGCAAGCGACGGGTCGGCGGTGTCGGCCCGCCCGTGCATCCGGTCGACCTCGGCCTTGAGCTCCGGCCAGGTGCGGAAGCCGTACTGACCGGCCAGCGCCGCCTGCGCGTCGGCCAGGGTCGTGGTCGGAACGACGTCACGCAGCCCGGCCAGCAGCTCCTTGGCCTGTTGCCGCAGGTGGTCCAGGTGCGGATTGTCGGGGAGCGTCTTCACGGGAAACCTCGCTCTGCGCCCGGACTCGCACGGGCGGATTCAGAGCTCCGGCGTCCGTCGCTCGAACCTCGGACCTGGGGTGGCTTCGAGCCTTCCGGCGAGTCTCGGCGCGATCCCCGACGCGCTGCCGGTGAGCTTAACCGGCCACGGCGCTGCCGTCGACTGCCCCGCGCGCTGTCCGTCGCTTTCTGCCCGCCGCTCCCCGCTTCCCGCCCCCCGCCGCTTCCCCGCCCGGCCGCTCCGCGATGTGAGGCTGAGATACGTTATCTGGCGCGGAATAGGTATCTCAGCCTCACATCGATGCGTCAGGACCCGTGTGGACGTCGGGAATGGCCCGGAGTGCTCCGTCGCCCGCCCATTCGGTGGTGCCTCCCGGGCAGGGAATGCGGCCGGTCGGCCGCGCTGGACCGGCCGTCGTGGCGGACCCTCCCGGACGGGGGCTGGGGAGAGGACCGCCATGGGACCGGTCGCGGCGAGCGGGGGAGCGGAGCACCCCGGGTGTCTACGGGGGCTGGTCACTCGTCGTTGACGTCGTCACCCTGGTCGTTGCCTGCGTTGTCGTGCGGATAGCCGGCCGGCATCAGACCGGACAGTTGCAACACCGCTCGGACCCGTCGCGCCGAGCTCGGGTCCCACCGGTCCAGGATGGCGAGGGCGCGCAGCGACGGCCGGCACGGCGCGACCACCCCGCCGCACCGGTGGCACTCGCCGGTGGTCCGATTCGGAATATGCGTACGAGCCGTCTCGTTCGCCTGCCGGATCGCCGCCTCCAGCGCGGCGGAGCGTGGCTGAGCGCCCTTGAGCTGGAATGGCCAGTCGCGGTCCGGGTCGACCTGCCCAGGGGTTCGCTTCGGCAGCGGAGGCCGGTTCGGTGTCAAGTCGACATCGCGTGGCGTACTGATCGAGGTGTACCGGGCGAGCCGGGGCGTCCCGCCGATTCCGTCGTTCCTGGGCACTGTTCCCCCTACGTGGAGAGTGCGATTCGGGTGCCCCGGAGGGAACGCTTGCCGGTCATTCCCTCCGGGTCTGACTTCCACCCTGGACTATCCGTCGCCCGGCCGGGAAGATGTGTGGCGGTAATAGGATCACTACTTCATCAGCGTGGGGGAACAGATGGCGAACGCGAATGAGTTTCGGCATATCCTGCGGTTGCGGCGGACCGAGAAAGGACTGTCGCAGGACGCGCTCGGCTCACAGGTGCACGTGACCGGATCGCAGATCGGCCACTACGAGACGGGGCGCTCACTGCCGCCCGACGACCTGGCGGTCAGCCTGGACCGGGTGCTCGGCACCGGCGACGAGCTGCGCCGGTTGGCCGAGCAGGCGCGCGGCGAGGCGGTCGCCCCATGGATGCGCCCGTGGAAGCTGAACGAGTCCCGGGCGGTGCAGCTGCGCTGGTTCGAGCACTCGCTCATCCCGGGGCTGCTGCAGACCGAGGCGTACGCCCGGGAGGTCATCTCCGCCGGCACGCACACCGAGGTGCAGATCGAGGAGATGACCCGGGAGCGCATGGAGCGGCAGACGGCGGCGCTGGAGCGGGTGAATCCGTACCCGGTGCCGTTGACCGCCATCATCGGCGAGGCCGCGCTGCGGGTCGGGCCGTCGGCGCTGATGAAGGACCAGCTGGAGCATCTGGTCGACATCGGCCACCGGCAGACCGTGCACGTGCGCGTCCTGCCGTTCTCCGCCGGGCTGCACCCGGGGCTGGCCGGTGCGTTCGCGTTGGCGACCCTGCCGGACGGCGGAACGGCGGCGTACATTGACGACCAGATGGCAGGGCGGGTCTGCGAGACCGCCGACAAGCTCCGCCACCTGGTGCTCGCGTGGGAGATGGTCTGCGCGCGGGCACTGCCCTGTGACCAGTCCCGTGATCTGATCCTGAGAGTGATCGATGAGCATGAGCGAGCCGGTGTGGCGCACGTCCACCCGTAGCAGCAGCAACGGCGGCGCCTGTGTCGAGGTCGCCGACAACCTTCCCGGCCGGGTCCTGGTCCGGGACAGCAAGGACCGTGCCGGCGGGACGTTGACCTTCGCCCCGTCGGCCTGGTCCCGCTTCGTCACCTCGGCCAAGCATGCCATGTAACTGATCTTGGCGGTGGTCGTGGCAGCGCGAGCCTGCGTCGAGTGGCCACGGTCGAGGGCACCCACATGGTTGTCTCAGGGCCGGTTTGACGACAATGACGGTTCCCTCGACTTCGTGGATCAACGTTCCGAAGGTCGGGGCTGATCCGGTCGGCCCGAAAGGTCGTGACCTTGGGCCTGGTTGCCCGGGATCCCACCGGGAAAGGGTGGACGTGGGCGGGTCCGGGCGACCGGTCCGGGCCGCGCCGCCACAGGAGGTGGAACCCATGTCCGAGCAGCGGTACACGGGCAAGGTCGCGCTGGTCACCGGCGCCGGATCCGGCATCGGCCGGGCCGTGGCGCTGCGGCTGGCCGCAGAGGGAGCGACGGTGGTCGGCTGCGACGTCGACACCGACGGGCTGGACGGCACCGGCAAGCTGCTTGCCGCCGCCGGACACGCCGCTGACCTGGTCACCGCCGATGTGACCGTGCAGGCCGACATCGACGAACTGGTCACCCGGCTGCCCGGCGACCGGATCGACCTGCTGGCCAACGTCGCCGGCGTGATGGACTTCTTCCTGCCGGTGACCGAGCTCGACGACGCCACCTGGGACCGGGTGCTCGCGGTCAACCTGACCGGCCCGATGCGGCTGACCCGGGCCGTGCTTCCGCTGATGAAGGTGGCCGGCAAGGGAGCGATCGTCAACATCGCCTCGATCGGTGGGCTGACCGGTTCGGTCGCCGGGTCCGCGTACGTGGCGTCGAAGCACGGCCTGATCGGCCTGACCCGTTCGACGGCGTTCCTGTACGGCGCGGACGGCATCCGGACCAACGCTGTCTGCCCCGGCGGGGTGGAGACGAACATCGGCCGCAGCGCCCAACCGAAGGTCGAATGGGCGTACGAGCGACTGTCGAAGTCCTTCGCCGGTCACGTGACCCGGACCGCCGCACCGGACGAGATCGCGACCCTGGTCGCCTGGCTCGGCAGCGACGAGGCGGTCAACGTCAACGGCGCCGTCATCACCTCGGACGGCGGTTGGACCAGCTGACCCGCCACCGGAGGCAGCGCCCTACCGGACGGTTTCGCCGCAGCCGCCGGACGCGCTGCCGGGCCAGGGGGGCGCGGATGTCTGCCAGGTCAGCCGGACCCGCGCAACCGCTGGTACGCCCGGTCCAGCTCGGTCCGGGCGGGTGCGCCGCCGGACACCGGCTGCCAGAAGTCGGGGTCCGGCGGCGCTGTCACGTCGGCCCGCTTGCCGGCCGCGGTGTCGAAGCCGAGTCGCCAGGCGTGCAGATACGTGCGTACCCCGTTGGCGGCGGCTGCCCGGTCGAACAGCGGGTCACCGACGATCGGGTGGCCGATCCAGGCCAGGTGCACCCGGATCTGATGCCGGCGGCCGGTCAGCGGCGCGACGGCGAGCAGCCGGTGCGTGGCGTCGGCTGCCGCCGTACCGGATCCGGTGGTGCCCCCGTCGGACCCGGCGGTGACGGCGGTGATCCGGCTCTGTGACGGATAGCTCTTGACGTGGTCGAACTCGGCCCCGGCGGCGAGTGACCAGCGCGCGGTGGCGGCGTCGAAGCCGATGTCGGCTCGGTTGCCGGCGACCCGTACCCGGTTCTTGCGGCCGACACTCAGCGGCAGGTCGACGACGCCGACGTCGGGCAGCGGCGTGGTGCCGGCGGCGGCCGACACCACGGCCAGATAGACCTTCTCGACGGTACGGCGGTTGAACTGCCGGGTCAGGTCGCCGTGGTGGCGTAGCTCTTTGGCGAACAGGATCGCCCCGGAGGTGTTCTTGTCGATGCGGTGCACCGGGAAGACCGGCTCACCGGCCTCTTCGGCGAGGCGGGCCAGGTCGGTGCCGTGCCGTTCGCCCATCACCGACACACCGGGAGGCTTGTTCAGCACCAGGGCGGTGTCGTCCTCGAACAGGACGGCACCGGCGCGAAGTTCGGTCCACAGGTTCACCGGTGGCCGAGGATACGCCGCACGTGGCGGCGTACCCCCGGCGCACCCTGTGCTCGCATCAAGAGGCGATGCGCCGGACGGCTCAGCCGGCGGTGGACCAGATGGCGGTGAACGCGGCGGCCTCACCGGCCAGCCAGCGCTCCACCTGGTCGGGGCGGGAGGTGACGTCCGGGCGGCGGAAGGTGGTGCCGCGCCGCAGGTCGACCAGGACCGGCTCGGCGTGCGGCAGCACCTGGTCCATGTGCCGGGCCATCAGGTGCAGGGTCGCGGTGTACGCGTCGGGGCTGGGTGGCTGGTCGTCGAAGTGGATCCGGACCGCTTCGGCGTGCCCGTCGGCGTACCGCAGGCCGAAGTGTGGGTTGATCTTGACGGGGAGGTTGCCGACCATGCCGAGCGCGTCGTGGGTCTGCGCCAGCTCCACCTGGGTCAGATCCCCCAGCGACTCCAGGTAGCGCTGCGCGCCTGGGGTGAGGGTCGCGTACAGCGGCTGCCAGCGCTGGGCGACCTGCCCGACCACGGCCGCCAGGTGGCTGCCGCCGGTGCGGAACCGGATGTCGGCCTTGAGCGCCTTGACCAGCTGCCCGTGCGGGTTGAACCCGGAGCGGCTGACCCGCTGCCGGCGCAGCCCGCCGACGAAGGTTGCCTTCGCCGGCCCGGACTGCCCGACATAGCGGGTGAAACCGAGCAGAGTCGCGTACGGGACCGGGGCGGGGTTGGTCGGTGCTGCGGTGGGGGTCGAAGCGGTGGCAGGAGGGGGTGCGATCACGGCGTTCCTTCCCAGGTCAGGAGCCGGATTAGTACACCCATTCTAATCGAGATGTGACGCTGCGCCCAGTGTTTGATCACGCTGCGCCGACTGTCCTGCCCGCGCGAACTTTGTCGGCGTCCACGTTTGGTTGGCGTGTCGGCCGTGTCGATGGAGTGGTCGCGTCCAGGATGCTGGGCGTGTCGATGCTGCCGGCGGCGCTGGCCCTTCGGAGGGATCACGACGGTCTTATGACAGACGAACGCCACCACGTAGTCGCCCGACTCTGGGAAGAGCACCTGCAGGCCCCATTTCCGGCCCGGCTCAGGCGTGCCGAGGTTGCTGGTGCGGAGATGATCATGCTTGACGCTGACACTGCCGGATGCGTCAAGTCGTGGCTCGACAATCACGGGCGACTCGACGGCAGGCGGCGCGAGGTGATCGCATCCTGCCTGGACGAGCTCAACCGCGTCGTGCCGATCCTGGCCGACCAGGACGAAGTTGCCTACTGCGAACGGCTCCGTGAGCTCGCCGCGCTGATCTGTGGCCGGCCCGCGACGAAGTGAAGTAACGCACGCACCCAAGACCGCCGAGTCTGCCAACTTGGCCCGGACGTGCGGCGGCGGAGCTGTCGATGTCAACTGGTGAAGCCTGGTTCGGTGACTACCGCTCCGCCACGTGAATCCGGGCAAAACGGCGACGACTGGCGGTTGATGACGCCGACGCGGCCTGGTTGACGAGGTGGGCTAATGGTGTTAGCCTATTGGCTATCTAACTTAGCTGTCAGCCTGGAGGTTGCGATGACCGCGTACCTGTCCCTCGACGGCGGGCGCATCGCCTACGAGGTCACCGGGACCGGCGACGGCCCGCTCGTGGTCCTCGCGCCCGGCATGGGCGAGAGCCGTGCGGCGTACCGTTTCGTCGCCCCGCAGCTGGTCGCGGCCGGCTA
Proteins encoded:
- a CDS encoding helix-turn-helix transcriptional regulator, translating into MANANEFRHILRLRRTEKGLSQDALGSQVHVTGSQIGHYETGRSLPPDDLAVSLDRVLGTGDELRRLAEQARGEAVAPWMRPWKLNESRAVQLRWFEHSLIPGLLQTEAYAREVISAGTHTEVQIEEMTRERMERQTAALERVNPYPVPLTAIIGEAALRVGPSALMKDQLEHLVDIGHRQTVHVRVLPFSAGLHPGLAGAFALATLPDGGTAAYIDDQMAGRVCETADKLRHLVLAWEMVCARALPCDQSRDLILRVIDEHERAGVAHVHP
- a CDS encoding phosphotransferase; translation: MKTLPDNPHLDHLRQQAKELLAGLRDVVPTTTLADAQAALAGQYGFRTWPELKAEVDRMHGRADTADPSLAQAIADRFDLGSVAGPMRSLARPDDIGRRWSIDTDRGRFTVRTVDTWLPTVDADTDVALQLAAAAAGVLLPTPVRSRDSEVVESVGGHRWRAYQHLPAGPPLAAPVSAAVAGAVGDVLATLHGLALPVGRVSPWHARRIGPASWAGLAATATARQAPWAGQLAAAVPALEDLAAVGRDVPVPDPVLTHNTLGPAQTRLAPDGRLVVVGWEHAGGQPPAWELANALLDWAVAPHGRVDAVGARALVDGYRRRAGGVPTRCLADFRGAATGLVNYVSEQVEAALAARTTEDRRYAERSVRHVLSRLPTRTTLERLLNAVA
- a CDS encoding DUF397 domain-containing protein, whose translation is MSMSEPVWRTSTRSSSNGGACVEVADNLPGRVLVRDSKDRAGGTLTFAPSAWSRFVTSAKHAM
- a CDS encoding SDR family oxidoreductase; this encodes MSEQRYTGKVALVTGAGSGIGRAVALRLAAEGATVVGCDVDTDGLDGTGKLLAAAGHAADLVTADVTVQADIDELVTRLPGDRIDLLANVAGVMDFFLPVTELDDATWDRVLAVNLTGPMRLTRAVLPLMKVAGKGAIVNIASIGGLTGSVAGSAYVASKHGLIGLTRSTAFLYGADGIRTNAVCPGGVETNIGRSAQPKVEWAYERLSKSFAGHVTRTAAPDEIATLVAWLGSDEAVNVNGAVITSDGGWTS
- a CDS encoding RluA family pseudouridine synthase; this encodes MNLWTELRAGAVLFEDDTALVLNKPPGVSVMGERHGTDLARLAEEAGEPVFPVHRIDKNTSGAILFAKELRHHGDLTRQFNRRTVEKVYLAVVSAAAGTTPLPDVGVVDLPLSVGRKNRVRVAGNRADIGFDAATARWSLAAGAEFDHVKSYPSQSRITAVTAGSDGGTTGSGTAAADATHRLLAVAPLTGRRHQIRVHLAWIGHPIVGDPLFDRAAAANGVRTYLHAWRLGFDTAAGKRADVTAPPDPDFWQPVSGGAPARTELDRAYQRLRGSG